TTGAATAATCTGTCGCATCTGCTGGAACTGAGGCTGATTCCTCAAGAACTCAAGGGGGTTGGCTAAAAATAAACAGGTGGTACCAAAGTAAATTAAGTTCAGTTTAGTGGGTTGGAACCAAATAATTAAGTCaagtcatttataataaaaataatgcttgACCATTATCATTATCATTCCTGTTCTAATCCCCATCCACTCAGGGCAATAGAAACATTATGGGGGCTTAGACTCCATTGTAACGGGTGGTGTGTACATTTATGATTAACTCTCAGTCTCTCATACTCTGCCTATTACCAAACTTAACCTTAAAAAATCTGTTCTCGACTTCTGCTTGAATTGAGGGTGAAAGCATCACACAAATGTAATTCTTGTACCAGACCAGAAACTGAAGCTAGCAAACTAGTATAAAACTAGTTTTAAAAGTCAactgtataataaatatactTCAGTGTTTTGAAGAGCATACTAAAGAGTACAACTGAAACTCCTTAACTTCCTTAATAACAAGTTTGAATTGTAATTGAGCTGAAGGGGACTTTCATATTGGaagttttaatttcagtttcttttatcAGGGCTccatctttaaccctttgtggtcctatgtcgaaccaggtccgacattacaattttccctttccgatCCAAATACacagcgtgtgaaaataaattggacccgacatgcctgacaagcgctgaataaatagaccgctaagggttaaccaTCCTTCAAAACAGATATAACAGCAAATGTTACCTTAAGTGGTGATGAGAAGTGTCCTACATAGAGTAACATGTCAGCACTTTGAGGATTCATTTCAGCATTCTTTACAAGCCTTGGATAgtcagtttttaaaaatcagGAGTTGCATTTTTCCATCTTCACTGATAGTTTGTCCTTCTGTATACTTTATACTTACTCATTAAGCTGACCATACTGTTTACATTCTCAAAATGAACACCACCTGCACACCCACAAAACCTTCTTACCACTATACAACTAGGAGACTAGGCGGCATTCTTCACCTATTAACtattgcaataaaatattttattaaactcttGGGTCTGTAGTCACTCTAGCTGTCAAAGTGCCTATTAACACCACACCCCAGCTCAGCGTAGCACACCAATACATAAATAGGTCATCTTGTTAAATACCCACACACAAGATACTAGGGTCAGAAATTAACACTTGAATATTAAGAACACAGTGGCATCTAGTGGAGAAAAgaaaatgcttatttattttttatgggcTTACATGGCAACAACCTACAATCATAATCTGTATCCAAAGTCAAGTGGGTAACTACATCTTTAATATCCTTACATAGTTGTAAATTACTGAATGCCCAGAGCACTCTTTCTTGCATATGGGTCCTTAGGCAACTGTTTTAATTGAACtacatatataatttatatatagtcTAGCACTTGGGTGAAGCTTGTGCTTTAATGGAAAACCAGGATAAATGTCTCAGGTTATCTAGTGCTCTTGCTACTTACCTCCAGGGATTGTGGCTGATGCAGCAGGTTGTGTCAAACCTGAAGTAGGAGTCAGTGATGGCCCTGTAGTAGCAGCAGGAGGGGTACTGCCTGCTTGCGGCACGACAGGATCAGCAATCGAatgactctctctctccactGGAATACCCTGGGACAGGAATCCGATATAAAACGCACCATGTCACAAACAATTTTGTACTAACAATTTTGAAGAATACGGATTACAAAACCCAAAGCAAATACCATTATGAAACAGACCCCCAGATTGAAAGTGTGATTCAATATAAtctaataatctttatttttatatagcacctttcatagtggaccaccatcacaaagcgctttacaagatagcagactagggtgtgtgaactacgcatcagctgcagtcacttacaagaacgtctcacccaaatgactgagcacaaggaggttaagtgacatgctcagggtcacactatgagtcagtggctaacctgggatttgaaccatgtacctcctggttacaagcctgtttctttaaccactagaccacacagcctcctaattcACAAACTGGGTAAAAAAGATGGGGAGAAATAGAATACTGCATTGAAACAGAGGGTTATTTTGGtcaatttaaaacaagacacttcATGACTGATGACATATGATAACAGTTCTCAATCAATAATACAAGCTGCCACATTAGATTCTGTATCCATACTAAAAACAGTATATCAAAATGAGACTACCTTCCTTTACACTCAAATTTATACTAATGCTTCAGAGGGGTCAGAGGTTAATCTGGTTCAGATTACAGCTGGAAGAGAGGGGAAATGAGGCTACACATGACTATGTCGTGCAAGGAAATCAAATTTTAGGTCAGAGATAAGTATCAAGAGGGAGAAATAGTGTAATTTATTACACCGATGACACTGCAGCCTATAAATTAAGACTGGTCTGCAAATAAAGAAGGGGCAGGTCAAGTGATTTtacttgcattttaaatatctacTTGGAAATAACAGTAGAACCTATCATAACCAACTGATTACAGGAGTCCATCAGATGTGAAAATATCATCTCAGAGGGAGTGATTTTACTACACTGTAGCTGTAGTATCAACATTGGGGTATTATAAATTATTAGACAAATGGATCTGAGACTTTAACCTGATTAATCAATATGAGAaccttaatctctggtaaaggaacGTGAATGTTAacattcaaactatgtttaatcactgttccaaatcacaGACTGAAAGTATGTAAATACAGTTcatgtattttatcttttttctgcttgatgaaaaaAATTCTGCTCTAGTACACTCTCTCTGAATGTTGTCCGTCAATATAGATTGTAGGTAGATTGTCATACGTTCAATCTACTTTCAGAAACATTTCAGCATATTATAACACAAGCACAGTGCTCTTTTCTAACAAATTCAgaaaggaggctttgaataaactacACTGTAAAAAAGTTACTAAACAAACAGCCTAGTCAGCATGAAGACATAGACTACtagatatttaattattaaaatgtgacAGATACAcaaatggtttaacagatatcAATTGATTGGAATTCTCAAAAATCTATTCTGTCCTGCTAGAGTTGAATTTGCTGTTTtagacacaataaaatgtgcattaatcAGTTTCCATCTGTACAGTTCAGCTGTTaccagcatgtgtaaatgacacatgccagCGATCCACTGGTTAATAGAGGGTATTTGAATCTTAAAGGATCAGATATGGCAGTATAAAAGTCTGAAGGGCTACCCACGAGTCTTTCGTTATAAAACTCTCCTTGCAAGAGAAACAAGTATTAGTATGTAAAAAGTGGTGCCATCCAAAGGTTGATTATGACCTACATCCATCTTACGTGCTACATACATATTCATGATCCTTCACCAGTACCAGTTATAAGGGCTGTTTAGAATCACCTACCGTTAAGAGGTATTCAACTGCTCTGTCAGGATTGTTAAAGCTGGCTCTCAGTGCTGCAACAACCTGCTCTCTTTCATATCCCATCGACATGATCTCTGACACCATGTTTTCATACGACTGTCCAGTCACTGCATATATAAAACACCAATATTAAACCAATtatgtaaacagaaaataagattcAATGTGCATGGAACCACAATCTGAAGCTTTATTAAACCAACTTCAGGCTAGTAAAAATTTAACTAAACCAATATAGAAAATCTCTTGTTTTTGGCCACTTTTCTACAACAATTAGTGTAACATTTTTTGCTAATGGAATGAAATGATCTTACAGAATGTTTTAAACCATTTAATCAGATCACACCATATACTATACATTAAGCACTCAAAAGGTAAAACTGATCACACATCTTACCAAGTGCAGAAGTAGCCTCttcaaaaatgtttacatttgcagACAGACTCGATGTACTACAAAAGAAGAAAATCCAATGAGTTTACAGATAGCTAAACACCTAGTTTTGCCGTCTTCCTGCACCGTGCTTCTTTGTGTAAACTGGGCAGTAAACCTCTTGCTGTCCCAACCTTAGAAAACAGATTCTTTAAATTAATAGGGAGCATCAGAACTAGAACCAGACTATTTCAGAAAAAGCTGTGGTAATCACTTACCAAGACGTTATGTActgatgaaacaaaacaagattaCAGTCAAATTTCATGTAAGGACTCAAGAAAACAGAGGCTATATACCCAAGAGGAGATGTTGCAGGCGCTGCAGTTGTAGCGGGTTTGTTATCTCCCGTCTCGGTGGGTTTCTCCTCTTTTGCAGCACTGGCAGGTGCAGTGTCAGATGCAGCAGGAGCTGCCGGTGTCACTGGGGTTGGTGCTGGAGCAGAGGTTGAGGATGTAGTGCTGGAAGGTGTggtgcttgtggcaggctgggcAGCTGTAGGGGCTGCTTTAGGCTAAATAAGTAGAATATAACATTTTTCACCAGTGACAAGtacatattaatttaattacCAAATGTCTTTATACTGTCTTATATGTTCATGCtaacattgtattttttcttaaagatcaaaaattatatacatattatttatttatctgtaattTAGTTGTCATCGccaatggtgtttttttttttaacaccggtttttctccccaatttggaaggCCCAATTATTacttttatcccggttcaccgctgcaatcCCCCGGCAACTCAGGAAACTGAGACAAACACGCATACTCCGAAACATGTTCCTGTCAATCCatcttttttcgcactgcagatccacagcgaagccaccagacctagtgtcagaggacaacactaatctgaatggctccactgcagacccacaggcgccCTGACAGCCACAAgagttgctggtgcgcggtgaaccgtggattgccatGCTGATCTAATCCCTCCCTAACCAGGCAGTGCTCGGCCAGTTGTGTggcgccccctaggaacccctggtcacggtcggcagtaacagcctggattcgaacctctGATCTCAAGGCTACAGGGCGCATCCCGCACTCCACGCTGAGTGCCTTTACCGAGCCCCCGATAATAGTTACTATTTTCATAgattacataaaacaaataattaatatatacagtaaataaaaagaaatgactATGTGGAATGTTACCGTTTATAAAGACATATGCTGCGAAATAAACTGATTTCTGAAGTTTAGaatatcacaaaataaattacttgCATGAATTACAtgttttgaaatagaaaatacaaagtTTTGTTgggccaaaaaaagaaaatcaaactgtGCAGGCGATCTCGGAATATGGGTATGCAAGAGTGACAGCTGCACCACCAATGAAAGAGAACAGCATGTCAATGAAGCTGCACAAGTAAACCGAGCCAAGCATGTGAGGTTCACTCAGGACTTGATTGTCTCTATACAAAGTTTGGTTCAGTTTAATGACTGAATGCCGTTGTTACATAACTAAGGGACGTATAGTGCAAATCAAACATGACTTCTACCCAAAGACCACCATGGGACTCGAACATAGCCAGGAGAAGGCTGCAAAGGGGTTAATACCAACAACTGAAGGCTTTCATTAATGCAACAATGGTATAATGCTGATCAACACATATCAACTGTAACTGCACTAGAACATTAAAACACCTGGTCACATCTAGTGCCTTTAAATTCCAAAATAATCATCATCAATATGTGATACAGGCCACCTTGCTCTTACCTTTGTCACCATGACCACCACAAAGTTCTTTTCGTCTATTTTATACTCTTTGAGAGCCGTGTCATCATTCAGGATTTTAcctgaacaaaagaaaaaggacagTTGTCAAGCAAACCTGGAATTATTTAGCATTTGTCATCATTTGATCAAATTAACATTTTCCTCCACTATTTGTTAACAGCAACCCAGAACACTTCATTAATTACTTCATCAATTACTGCAAGCTGAATGAGTCAATCCATTCTCACCATGTGGGGATGAATGAGTCACACAGCCCTACTTCTGTATGTTGTATCATCAGCTACAAATGGAGGAGACGCCTTCCCAGAAATTGGTTTACTTGAGCTAGAATGAGTCTTCTTAACCTGCTGCCTACTCCAGAGCAACTTCTGCGATGTTGATATCAATCCAGACAACAAAAAACGGTATTACTAATAGACAACAGAGATGGCTTCGGACTGCATGCAAGAGTGTTCACATGGTAACCACTGTGGCAACAACAATGAAAATACTTCTACCCAAATGAAGGATGATGGTCAATGAGAATTCATCcatgcactttataattcatgcACTTCCCAAACCAGAGGAATGTTGCTTTCAAGCTGTAAAAATGAATCgtctttttctcttttaaaacttcaaaaaCAAACTTCAAAAGAGGTCTATGTAGTAAAGTTGACAGTAACTACATAAtgcaagaaaaaaggaaaataatccATAACtaacattaatttatatatttaaataaaatacactggaaACAGTAAGAAatactagtgctgggacaaatatccgaacaaCATTGACAAAGGTGCAACATGTCCTTGTCACTAGAAATTACAAAATTGATAGAGATGAGAATTAAGTATCAAAGCATTTTGCCTTGCACCAATTTACCacaaaatgaagacaaaataGCATTTGtgtaaacacttaaactcaaaatcaattattgtaagatgacattggttttatgttgggaaatatttttaagaaaaataaaaaactgaaatatcttgcttgcataagtattcaacccgtgctgtggaagctcccagtttgcaccgatgaaggaaattgccctaacgaggacacaattaccttaccattggcctccacctgtgaaccattaaagttgctgtcacattttctggataaaacccccactgttgaaggatcattggtaaggctgtgaatcagaaagaaaatgaagaccaaagagcagtctacagaagttaaagtaatacaaatgcatagattagggaaagggtgcaaaataatatccaagtgtttggatatcccagtgagcacagttggatcaataatcagga
The sequence above is a segment of the Polyodon spathula isolate WHYD16114869_AA chromosome 2, ASM1765450v1, whole genome shotgun sequence genome. Coding sequences within it:
- the LOC121303479 gene encoding UV excision repair protein RAD23 homolog B-like yields the protein MQITLKTLQQQTFKIDIDGEETVKALKEKIETEKGKDGFPVAGQKLIYAGKILNDDTALKEYKIDEKNFVVVMVTKPKAAPTAAQPATSTTPSSTTSSTSAPAPTPVTPAAPAASDTAPASAAKEEKPTETGDNKPATTAAPATSPLGTSSLSANVNIFEEATSALVTGQSYENMVSEIMSMGYEREQVVAALRASFNNPDRAVEYLLTGIPVERESHSIADPVVPQAGSTPPAATTGPSLTPTSGLTQPAASATIPGANPLEFLRNQPQFQQMRQIIQQNPSLLPALLQQIGRENPQLLQQISSHQEQFIQMLNEPAQEAAGQGGGLAEAGGGPMNYIQVTPQEKEAIERLKALGFPEGLVIQAYFACEKNENLAANFLLQQNFDDD